The Flavobacterium johnsoniae genomic sequence TTTCGACAGAATCAACCACATATTTAGAATCTGAAACTACCAGAACTTTCATGTTTGGATTTTTAAGTTTTTCCAAACCAACAATTACAGCCAGAAGTTCCATTCTATTATTAGTAGTCAATCTAAAGCCTTCGTAAAACTCTTTTTTATATGGAGTGCCAACCAATTCCATTACCACGCCGTAACCTCCATTGCCAGGATTTCCCTTTGCCGCGCCATCTGTATATATATGTACTTCGTGATTCATCAATTTATTTTAGATTGCAGATTTTAGATTTTAGATTGTTCAAATTTGAATTTGGAATTTAAATATTTGAATTTGTATCTAATAATCTATGAATAATCTCTGGAAAATGTTTTTGCTCCAATTCATGAATTTTTTCTGCAACAGTTTCTGGCGTATCTTCGTCTGTTAACGCCACATTTGCCTGAAAAATAATGCCGCCTTCATCATAATGTTCGTTTACATAATGAATAGAAATTCCTGTTTCTTTTTCTTTGTTATTAACTATGGCTCTATGTATGTGCATTCCGTACATTCCTTTGCCTCCATAATTAGGTAAAAGTGCCGGATGAATGTTTATTATTTTGTTTGGATATTCTTCGATTATGTTCTCAGGAAATTTTAAAAGAAAACCAGCAAGAACTATCAAATCCGGGTCGATTTTTTGGATTTTTTGTAGGACATTACGCTCTAAAAGTTCGTTTTTTGAGAAGATTTCGACTGGAATTTGATGATTTTTTGCTCTTTCGATCACTTTTGCCGAAGCATTATTTGTAAAAACAGAAACGACCTTTGCAATTTCGGTGTTCGAAAAATATTTTATAATGTTCTCTGTGTTAGTTCCTGATCCTGAGGCAAAAACGATAATTTTTTTCATAAAGCTGTGTGTTTTGAGACTGCAAAAAACGGAATAAAAATCGAAAATAAATAGCTTTAAAAGACCTTTCTTGAAATTAATTTTATAAATTAGTGTTACATTTATAAACTAAATAGTTGTTTTAAAATAAAGTTTTTTATTTTTGCCAACAAATTAAATTCTAAAATTAAAGATTATGTCAGACATTGCATCAAGAGTAAAAGCGATTATCGTAGACAAATTAGGTGTTGACGAAAACGAAGTTGTAACAGAAGCAAGCTTCACTAATGATTTGGGAGCTGACTCATTAGACACTGTTGAGCTTATTATGGAATTCGAAAAAGAATTTGATATTCAAATTCCAGACGATCAAGCAGAAAACATTGCTACTGTTGGTCAAGCTATTTCTTATATCGAGGAAGCTAAAAAATAATAATACCACACCCGATTTTTGTGTATCACGAGGTCGGGTGTTATTATTTTTTTAAAATTTAAATTTCGATTGATTTTCAATCAAAAAGATATATTTATATTGTAATTCCCATGGCTCTTAAGTAACAATAAGTTAAGAAAGCGTGGGTTTTATTTGTTTAAAGTACAAAATACATATTTATGGCATTAAGGCGAGTTGTTGTAACAGGATTAGGTGCACTTACTCCTATCGGGAATAATATCCAAGAATATTGGGATGCACTTGTGAATGGGGTTAGCGGAGCGGCTCCTATAACATATTATGATACAGAAAAGCATAAAACGAAATTTGCCTGCGAAGTGAAAAACTTCAATATTGAAGATTACATGGATCGCAAGGAATCTCGTCGATTAGATAAATTTGCACAATACGCTATTGCTGCCAGTGATGAAGCTATTAAAGATGCTGGAATTACAAATGATAATGTAAACAAACAAAGAGTTGGTGTTATCTGGGGAGCAGGAATTGGAGGTTTAGAAACTTTTCAAGAAGAAGTTTTGTATTATGCAAAAGGCGATGGAACTCCAAAGTTCAATCCGTTCTTTATTCCTAAAATGATTGCCGATATTGCGCCTGCACATATCTCTATGCGAAATGGATATATGGGACCAAATTATACAACGGTTTCTGCTTGTGCATCTTCTGCAAATGCATTAATTGATGCTTTCAACTACATTCGTTTAGGAATGTGCGATGTTATTGTTTCTGGTGGTTCTGAAGCTGCTGTTACAATTGCAGGTATGGGAGGTTTTAGTTCTATGCACGCTTTATCTACAAGAAATGAAAGTCCGGAAACAGCTTCAAGACCTTTTGATGCAACCAGAGATGGTTTCGTTTTAGGTGAAGGAGCAGGAGCATTGGTTCTTGAAGATTATGAGCACGCAAAAGCAAGAGGTGCAAAAATCTATTGCGAAATTGGCGGAGGCGGTATGTCATCTGATGCTTACCACTTAACAGCTCCACATCCGGAAGGAATTGGAGTAATTGCAGTAATGGAAAACACTTTAAGAGATGCTGGAATGACTCCAGATCAAGTTGATCACATTAACACTCACGGAACTTCTACTCCATTAGGAGACGTTGCTGAGTTAAAAGCGATCAGCAAAGTTTTTGGAGAGCATGCTAAAAACATCAATATCAATTCAACAAAATCAATGACAGGACACTTACTTGGTGCTGCCGGAGCTATTGAAGCAATTGCTTCTATTTTGGCAATGAAGCACGGAATTGTTCCTCCAACGATTAACCATACTGTAGTTGACGAAAATATTGATCCATCTTTAAACCTTACTTTAAACAAACCTCAAAAAAGAGAGGTAAATGTTGCTATGAGTAATACATTTGGTTTTGGTGGACACAATGCTTGCGTATTGTTTAAAAAATTAGCTGACTAATTTCTGTATATGAATATTATCAAAAAAATATTTTCTAAATCCCGTTCTCTAGAAGACGGGATTTTTTTTGACACTATTCAGAAAATTCTTGGTTTTCAGCCAACTAACATTGATTTTTATAGAAGAGCGTTTACACATCGCTCATCTAATAAGTTAGATCAAAGCGGCCAGCCTATTAATTACGAACGATTGGAATTTTTAGGAGATGCTATGTTAAGTGCCGTAATTGCAGCACATTTATTTAATAAAGCTCCAAATGGCGATGAGGGTTATTTAACCAAAATGCGTTCAAAAATTGTAAGCCGTGAGCATTTGAACGAATTAGGGAAGGATTTGAATTTAGTGCAATTTGTAGAGAGTAAAGTGCCAATTCAACATTTTGGAGAAAACATTCACGGTAATATTTTTGAATCTCTAATTGGAGCAATTTATCTGGATAAAGGCTATTCTTTCTGCGAGAAATTTATTGAAAAAAGAGTCGTTACACCTTATGTAGATATTGCACGATTAGAAGGAAAAGTTATAAGTTATAAAAGTCTTGTTATCGAATGGTGCCAGAAAGAAAAAAGAGTTTTTCATTATGACATTTTTGAAGATAACGGTATTGACGGACAACGTTTATTTGGTGTAAAGCTTAGTATTGATGATAAAGTTGTAGCAAGAGCGCGAGCAACTTCAAAAAAGAAAGCTGAAGAAAAAGCATCACAAAGAGCTTATTTTGCGTTTCAAGAAAAAATTGACAAGAAATAGTTACAAAAATGTTGTAAGTATCACAAGGCTACATCGTTTTCGTTTATAATTTAACAAAAGTACCATGTCATAACTGTTGATGCTCCGTTTAGAAATAGTATATTTACAACTTGATTTTTCAAGACATGGCTATTCATAAATTGGATTTAGACGAATTTGACGAAATTGATTATTATTTAATGGCAATTCATACTTCATTAGAAGATTATAGATTAGCCTATTTTATCAATAAAATCCTTCCGATAAACTTAAGTAAGAGCAAAAACGAGATCCATGCTCAAACTAAGGAAGGTGAAGCAAATTTTTCTAGATTCTATTATTATGATGAAGAAAAAGCTGTTTCCTGGAATTTAATTCAGAATAAAAACGAAATCATTTCTGTGAGTACAAATGATTTTCAGAATTTGTTTTCTAATGAAACAAGTGAGGTTTCGACAACAATTCATTTACTTCCTGAATTTAAAAAAGTCGATTTTTTCCTGAAAATTGATAATAGCGAAGAGGCGCTTAATTTTTCAGAAATTCAACAAAAATTAAAAACAATCGAAAGTATTGCAGCAATTTATGCTGTTGATACGGACAATATAAAATCAAAAAACAATCTAATTTTTTAAAAAAAATGCTAACAAACAAGAAAACCAAAATTGTTGCTACACTTGGCCCCGCTTGTAGTACAAGAGAGATCATTAAAGACATGATCGAAGCAGGTGTTAATGTGTTTAGAATCAATTTTTCGCATGCAGATTACGAAGGAGTAAAAGAAAAGATTAACATTATTAGAGGCCTAAACGAAGAGTTTGGGTACACTACTGCAATTTTAGGAGATTTGCAAGGACCAAAACTTAGAGTTGGTGTAATGGAAGAAGGAACTGTTGTACATGATGGTGATGAAATTACTTTTACAACAGCAGAAGATATTGTCGGAAATGCAAAAAAAGCATTTATGAAATATCAAAATTTTCCAAATGATGTAAATGTTGGAGAGCGTATTTTGCTTGACGATGGTAAACTTATTTTTGAAATTGTTTCAACAGATAAAAAAACAGAAGTTGTTGCTAAAGTTATTCAAGGTGGAGAATTAAAATCTAAAAAAGGGGTTAATCTTCCAAACACAAAAATTTCTTTGCCAGCTTTAACTGAAAAAGATATTGCTGATGCGATTTTCGCAATTGAGCAAAAAGTAGACTGGATTGCACTTTCATTCGTGAAAACTCCTCGCGATTTACAAGATTTGCAAGAATTAATTGCGAAGCATTCAGATGTTAAAATTCCAATTGTTGCTAAAATTGAAATGCCAGAAGCTCTTGAGAACATGGACAAAATTGTAGCATATTGCGATGGTTTAATGGTGGCTCGTGGAGATCTTGGTGTTGAGCTTCCTGCTCACGAAGTGCCATTGGTACAAAAAGATTTGATCAGAAGAGCTAAAACGGCTAGAATTCCTGTTATTGTTGCTACACAAATGATGGAAACAATGATTACGAGTTTAACTCCAACAAGAGCAGAGGTAAACGACGTTGCTAACTCAGTAATGGACGGTGCAGATGCAGTAATGTTGTCTGGAGAAACTGCTACAGGAAACTATCCAGTACAAGTTATCCAGAGAATGACTCAAATTTGCGAAGCAGTAGAAAACTCTCCGCTTATTCAAGTTCCTCAAAATACTCCACAAATTAAAACAAACCGTTTTGTAACTAAAACTGTTTGTCACCAAGCAGCTTTATTAGCGAATGAAATCGAAGCTAAAGCAATCTGTACTTTAACAAACAGTGGTTATACTGCTTTTCAAATTTCAGCTTGGAGACCATCAACAGCTCATATACTAGTATTTACTTCAAACAGAAGAATCTTAACACAATTGAATTTATTATGGGGAGTAAAATCTTTCTACTATGATAATGAAGAAAGTACAGATGATACTGTAACAGATGTAAATCAAATTGCAGTTGAAAAAGGTTATGCTCAAAAAGGAGATTATTTAATTAACCTTGCAGCAATGCCAATTAAAGAAAAAGGAATGGTTAATACAATGAGAGTTTCTCAAATAGATTAATCAGATTTTCATAAAAACAAAAAAAGCCGCTTATTTAATAAGCGGCTTTTTTTGTTTTTATACTTTCTCATTTTATTTTTTTGAAGATAGAATAGGTTTCATCTTGTAAAATGAAACATCTTGTTGCAGATTCTAAATTTTTGTTGTTTCATATTATAAAATGAAACAAGCTCATGCCGAATAAATGCTATAGTTCGGTTTTTTATTAGTTAATTTTGAGTCACTTAAAAAAAAGTTAAAAAAAAATGTTTCAGATTTTAATGTAAAATGCATTTGAAACATATCAAAAAATGAAACTTTAATTAGGAGTTGTTTTTTGAAAGCTTACCCATTATTTCCCATTTGTTTTTTGGATTCACAATTCATACATATATAACAAGAATCATTAACGAATTTTTATTATCATGAAACAAATCAAACGAAAATGCGGATTTAAAAATACTCTACAAGTATTTACATTACTATTTTTTGCAGGAGTTTCTGTAACAGCCCAAAAAAAACCAAATATTTTGGTTCTTTGGGGAGATGATATCGGAACAACTAATATTAGCGCTTACAGCGACGGCGTTATGGGATATACAACCCCAAACATTGATCGTTTAGCCAATGAAGGTTTACGTTTTTTACATTACTATGGAGAACAAAGCTGCACTGCAGGACGTGCGGCGTTTTTAACAGGACAGCATGGTCTTAGAACAGGATTGACAAAAGTAGGTTTTCCTGGAGCGCCAATGGGAATGAGTCAGTTAGATCCTTCTATTGGAGGTATTATGAAAAGCTTAGGCTATACTACAGGACAATTTGGTAAAAATCACGTAGGCGATCGTAATGAAAGTTTGCCAACTGTAAATGGCTTTGATGAGTTCTTTGGAAACCTTTATCACTTAAATGCAGAAGAAGAACCAGAATTGCCAGATTATCCTAAAGATCCAGAATATTTGAAAAAATTTGGTCCAAGAGGAGTTTTAAAATGTACAGCAACAAATGTTGATGATCCGACTACAGATCCTCGTTTTGGTAGAGTTGGAAAACAAAAAATTGAAGATACAGGTGCCTTAACTAAAAAAAGAATGGAAACTGTAGATGACGAAACATCTGCGGCAGCTATTGATTTTATCAAAAGACAAAGTGCAGGCGGAAAACCATTTTTCTGCTGGTTTAATGCTACACGTATGCACCTTCGTACACACGTAAGACCAGAGCACAGAGGAAGATATACTCATGGAGATAGTGAATATATTGATGGTATGATTGAGCATGACGAAACGATCGGAAGCATTCTTAAGGCATTAGATGAACTAGGAATTGCAGATAATACAATCGTTATTTATTCTACAGATAATGGCCCTCACATGAATACATGGCCAGATGCTGCGATGACACCATATCGTTCAGAAAAAAATACAAACTGGGAAGGAGCTTTCCGTGTACCTTGTATTGTTCGCTGGCCTGGACATATTAAAGCAGGAGCTGTAACTACTGAGTTAATGAGTCATAATGATTGGATTCCTACTCTTGCTTCTATTGCAGGAGAACCAGATATAACAAATAAACTTCTAAAAGGATACTCTGCAAACGGAAAAACTTACAAAGTGCATTTAGATGGTTATGATCAAAGTAATTTTTTACTTGGCAAAACACAAAAAAGTGCCAGAGATAAATTCTTTTATACAGATGATGATGGTCTTTTGGTAGGTTTAAGAGAAGGAGATTATAAATATGTTTTTGCTGAACAACGCTTAGAAGGTACAATGGGGGTTTGGGCAGAACCATTTACAAAATTGCGTTTGCAGAAAATATTCAACCTTTATCAGGATCCTTTCGAAAGAGCAGATATAACTTCTAATTCATTTTGGGAATGGCAGTTAAATCACGTTCAGATGATGTATGGTGCAATTCAAGATGTGGTTGTATTTGCAGAAACATTTAAAGAATATCCTCCAAGATCAATTCCTCCAAGCTTCTCAGCGTATACTATCATGGAAGAAGCCATGAAGGATATAAAAGCAAAACAATACATAGAGAAAAATGTAATGCCTAAATTAAAAGAGGAAGAACAGACAGCTTCAAAAAAGAAAAAATAGAAAATAATCACAAAAGAGATTCAGGCGTAAAATCCTGAATCTCTTTAATAAAATACAAACATCATGAAGAAAAGAATATTTATCTTATCATTCGTCGTTTTATCTTTATTCTCTTGTAAAAAATCTGAACCTGCAACCTCCACAACGACAGAAAGCAAACAAACTGAAACGATCGTAAATGGCGATCCGTTGCCAAGCTGGAATGACACTGCGCTAAAAAAAGGCATCATTGCTTATGTTGAAAAAGTAACTA encodes the following:
- the rnhA gene encoding ribonuclease HI, with the translated sequence MNHEVHIYTDGAAKGNPGNGGYGVVMELVGTPYKKEFYEGFRLTTNNRMELLAVIVGLEKLKNPNMKVLVVSDSKYVVDSVEKKWVFGWEKKGYKDKKNPDLWKRFLVAYRKHQVDFKWIKGHNNHPQNERCDQLAVMASMQPKLSVDEYYEKIGSKE
- the pyk gene encoding pyruvate kinase; its protein translation is MLTNKKTKIVATLGPACSTREIIKDMIEAGVNVFRINFSHADYEGVKEKINIIRGLNEEFGYTTAILGDLQGPKLRVGVMEEGTVVHDGDEITFTTAEDIVGNAKKAFMKYQNFPNDVNVGERILLDDGKLIFEIVSTDKKTEVVAKVIQGGELKSKKGVNLPNTKISLPALTEKDIADAIFAIEQKVDWIALSFVKTPRDLQDLQELIAKHSDVKIPIVAKIEMPEALENMDKIVAYCDGLMVARGDLGVELPAHEVPLVQKDLIRRAKTARIPVIVATQMMETMITSLTPTRAEVNDVANSVMDGADAVMLSGETATGNYPVQVIQRMTQICEAVENSPLIQVPQNTPQIKTNRFVTKTVCHQAALLANEIEAKAICTLTNSGYTAFQISAWRPSTAHILVFTSNRRILTQLNLLWGVKSFYYDNEESTDDTVTDVNQIAVEKGYAQKGDYLINLAAMPIKEKGMVNTMRVSQID
- the fabF gene encoding beta-ketoacyl-ACP synthase II, with translation MALRRVVVTGLGALTPIGNNIQEYWDALVNGVSGAAPITYYDTEKHKTKFACEVKNFNIEDYMDRKESRRLDKFAQYAIAASDEAIKDAGITNDNVNKQRVGVIWGAGIGGLETFQEEVLYYAKGDGTPKFNPFFIPKMIADIAPAHISMRNGYMGPNYTTVSACASSANALIDAFNYIRLGMCDVIVSGGSEAAVTIAGMGGFSSMHALSTRNESPETASRPFDATRDGFVLGEGAGALVLEDYEHAKARGAKIYCEIGGGGMSSDAYHLTAPHPEGIGVIAVMENTLRDAGMTPDQVDHINTHGTSTPLGDVAELKAISKVFGEHAKNININSTKSMTGHLLGAAGAIEAIASILAMKHGIVPPTINHTVVDENIDPSLNLTLNKPQKREVNVAMSNTFGFGGHNACVLFKKLAD
- the purN gene encoding phosphoribosylglycinamide formyltransferase, producing MKKIIVFASGSGTNTENIIKYFSNTEIAKVVSVFTNNASAKVIERAKNHQIPVEIFSKNELLERNVLQKIQKIDPDLIVLAGFLLKFPENIIEEYPNKIINIHPALLPNYGGKGMYGMHIHRAIVNNKEKETGISIHYVNEHYDEGGIIFQANVALTDEDTPETVAEKIHELEQKHFPEIIHRLLDTNSNI
- a CDS encoding arylsulfatase, producing MKQIKRKCGFKNTLQVFTLLFFAGVSVTAQKKPNILVLWGDDIGTTNISAYSDGVMGYTTPNIDRLANEGLRFLHYYGEQSCTAGRAAFLTGQHGLRTGLTKVGFPGAPMGMSQLDPSIGGIMKSLGYTTGQFGKNHVGDRNESLPTVNGFDEFFGNLYHLNAEEEPELPDYPKDPEYLKKFGPRGVLKCTATNVDDPTTDPRFGRVGKQKIEDTGALTKKRMETVDDETSAAAIDFIKRQSAGGKPFFCWFNATRMHLRTHVRPEHRGRYTHGDSEYIDGMIEHDETIGSILKALDELGIADNTIVIYSTDNGPHMNTWPDAAMTPYRSEKNTNWEGAFRVPCIVRWPGHIKAGAVTTELMSHNDWIPTLASIAGEPDITNKLLKGYSANGKTYKVHLDGYDQSNFLLGKTQKSARDKFFYTDDDGLLVGLREGDYKYVFAEQRLEGTMGVWAEPFTKLRLQKIFNLYQDPFERADITSNSFWEWQLNHVQMMYGAIQDVVVFAETFKEYPPRSIPPSFSAYTIMEEAMKDIKAKQYIEKNVMPKLKEEEQTASKKKK
- a CDS encoding acyl carrier protein, which translates into the protein MSDIASRVKAIIVDKLGVDENEVVTEASFTNDLGADSLDTVELIMEFEKEFDIQIPDDQAENIATVGQAISYIEEAKK
- the rnc gene encoding ribonuclease III; the encoded protein is MNIIKKIFSKSRSLEDGIFFDTIQKILGFQPTNIDFYRRAFTHRSSNKLDQSGQPINYERLEFLGDAMLSAVIAAHLFNKAPNGDEGYLTKMRSKIVSREHLNELGKDLNLVQFVESKVPIQHFGENIHGNIFESLIGAIYLDKGYSFCEKFIEKRVVTPYVDIARLEGKVISYKSLVIEWCQKEKRVFHYDIFEDNGIDGQRLFGVKLSIDDKVVARARATSKKKAEEKASQRAYFAFQEKIDKK
- a CDS encoding IPExxxVDY family protein yields the protein MAIHKLDLDEFDEIDYYLMAIHTSLEDYRLAYFINKILPINLSKSKNEIHAQTKEGEANFSRFYYYDEEKAVSWNLIQNKNEIISVSTNDFQNLFSNETSEVSTTIHLLPEFKKVDFFLKIDNSEEALNFSEIQQKLKTIESIAAIYAVDTDNIKSKNNLIF